Below is a genomic region from Halobacterium sp. CBA1132.
ACGGTCGCGCCGTCGACGAGCGTCTCCCGGAGGTAGTCGAGCGTGCGCTCGGCGTACCGGGTCGCGGTGTCGTCGTCCGTGTACGCCGCAAAGGAGAGCAGCGCGTCGGCGGTGAGCGCGTTCACGTCCGCGTACGCCGTCTCGTCGACAGGGGGTTCTGCCTTGCTCGCGCGGTCGTCGGCGTCCGCGTCGAAGTACTCACCGGCGGCCTGACTCCCGCCGAACGCCTCGCCCGTCCACAGCGTGCCCGTCGCGTAGTCGATGGTGTGCTCGGCGGGCTCGCGGTAGTCCTCGCTGCCCGTGTGGAGATACGCCGACGCGAACGCCCGCAGGAGGCTGGCGTTCTCCGCGAGCACCTTCTCGCGCTGGGCGTCCGACCAGTCCCGGCCGTGCGCGAACCGGAAGAAGCCGCCGTCCACGTCGTCCGAGAGGTTCCGGCGCACCGCGTCGAGCGTGCGCAGCGCCTGGTCGCGCTCGCGCTTGAGCGCGAACTCGATTGTCGAGGGCAGCGGGAACTTCTCGTCGGTCCCCCAGCCGCCGTGCTCGGTGTCGAACTGCTCGCCGAGTTGGCCCGCCAGCAGTCGCTCGATGTCGCCGTTCACCGGGCCGACCGGCGGCTCACCGCCGCGGAGCGCGCGCGGCTTGCTCCCCGCGTCCTCGCCCTTCTCGTCGTACGTCTCGCGGACGCGCTGGAGCACCTGCCGGAACCCCTCCGGTTCGAGGAACGTCGCGCCCGCGATGTGCTCGCCCTCGGGCGTCACGAACACCGTCGACGGGAACCCACCCATGTTGTACCGCTCCCGCACGCGCGGGTGCCGGTCGGCGTCCACGCGCACCGGCACAAAGTCGTCGTTGACGTTCGCCGCGATGCGCGGTTCCGCGTACGTCCGTTCGTCCATCTGCCGGCACCAGTCGCTCCACGACGCCACCAGCGACACCAGCAGCGGCACGTCGCGGTCGGCGGCCTCCGCGAACGCCTCGTCGCCCCACTCGCGCCACTCCACGCGCGTCACGTCAGCGGACTCGTCCATACGTTCGCTGGGCGGCGAACCCGGGAAACCGTTTCGACACGGGCGAACGCCGCCCCGCCCAACAGAAAGGCTATGAATCGCCGTCGGCTACCCCGGCGTATGCCCCGACTCCGGTGGCTGTTCCTCGCGCTGCTCGTGGTCCCGCTCGCGGACGCCCTCTTCTTGGTGTTCGTCGCGGGGCAAGTCGGCTGGCAGGTGACGGTCGCGCTCGTCGTCCTCACCGCCCTGCTCGGCACGCTGTTCGTGCGCGCGGAAGGCCGTCACACCCTGCAACGCATCCAGCGCTCGCTCGCGCAAGGGAAGACCCCGACAGACGAACTCGTGGACGGCGGCCTCCTCATCGCCGCCGGCGCATTCCTGCTCACGCCCGGCCTCCTGACGGACGCGCTCGGGTTCCTGCTCGTCTTCCCGCTGACTCGGTACCCGTTCCGCTACGCCGTCAAGGAGTGGGTCATCAAGCCCAAACTCGACCAGAAGACCGGCGGGTTCGCCACCGGCAACGTCTACACGTTCGGCTTCCCCGGCGGCAGCGACGACGGCGGCGCCGGCCCGTTCGCCGGCATGGGCGGCGGTGACGGCAGCGGCGGTAGCGGCCCGTTCGGCTCCAGCACCACGAGCAGCAGCGACGACGATACCATCGACCTCGACGAGGATTCCTACGACGTAGAATTCGAGGACGGCGACGACGCCGACACCCGGTAACGCACGACGGCGCGCTGTAGAAAGGAAACCCTTAATTGTACCAGCGGCAAACGTCGGGATGCGTTCGGGCCAGTAGCTCAATTAGGTAGAGCGCCACTCTGATAAGGTGGAAGCTTCCGGTTCAAATCCGGACTGGCCCACTCCAATTCCTCCGCGATTTCACCCGCGTAGGAGTCGCTGTTCTCCCGAACGGTTTTGCTTGCTCGCCGCCACTACCCATCCATGACCGACGACGTAACCGAGCTCGTGGACGACCTCCACGAGCGGGCGACGGCGCTGAGCGGCGACGACGCGGCGCTCGGCGA
It encodes:
- a CDS encoding FxsA family protein, which codes for MPRLRWLFLALLVVPLADALFLVFVAGQVGWQVTVALVVLTALLGTLFVRAEGRHTLQRIQRSLAQGKTPTDELVDGGLLIAAGAFLLTPGLLTDALGFLLVFPLTRYPFRYAVKEWVIKPKLDQKTGGFATGNVYTFGFPGGSDDGGAGPFAGMGGGDGSGGSGPFGSSTTSSSDDDTIDLDEDSYDVEFEDGDDADTR
- a CDS encoding DUF255 domain-containing protein, with translation MDESADVTRVEWREWGDEAFAEAADRDVPLLVSLVASWSDWCRQMDERTYAEPRIAANVNDDFVPVRVDADRHPRVRERYNMGGFPSTVFVTPEGEHIAGATFLEPEGFRQVLQRVRETYDEKGEDAGSKPRALRGGEPPVGPVNGDIERLLAGQLGEQFDTEHGGWGTDEKFPLPSTIEFALKRERDQALRTLDAVRRNLSDDVDGGFFRFAHGRDWSDAQREKVLAENASLLRAFASAYLHTGSEDYREPAEHTIDYATGTLWTGEAFGGSQAAGEYFDADADDRASKAEPPVDETAYADVNALTADALLSFAAYTDDDTATRYAERTLDYLRETLVDGATVRHFDDPDAPTGLLADRARVVRAFATAAQVLGGDYLETAVTVADATIDDLQDATGAFLDGPLEGAGLLDEPLRPIDDTAVMADALVDLHYLTRESRYHEAASDAVGAFAGAAERMGPQVAAYGTAASRVVAGPLVVEVADDAGSDLHRAALRMADHEKVVVPNADGESGTAWLVDSDGTTDAVDSPEALADLVADAQ